From the Sandaracinaceae bacterium genome, the window CTCCGCGAGCGCGGCCCGCGCCCGGGGCTCGTTGCGCTTGGCCAGCGCCCGCACCGCGCACCAGCGCGGCCGCGCCGACTCCGCCTCCTTGAGCTGGGTCAGCAGCATGTCGGTCGGCGCCTTCAGCTCGAGGGTGCCGGGCGCGGTCATGCGCGGGTCGACGATGACCATGCGCGGCGGCTCGCTCGCGGGGATGGCGAAGGTCTCGACGCGCCGGGTCAGCTCGAGCGCGTGCGCCTCCGCGCCGACCTCGGTGACGATCTCGATCGGCAGGCGCAGGTGGAAGGCGCCCTCGTCGTCCTTGTCGGCCTGGGTCTGCGTCACCGTCACCCGGACGACGCCCTCCCCGTGCTCGACCGCGACCTCGAGGCCGGGGTGACCGGGGCGCTCGATCCACTGGTGGAAGAGCTCCTCGAGGCTCCGGCCCGTCGCGTTCTCGAGCGCGCGGAGGAGATCGCGGGTCTCCACGCTGCCGCCGCGGTGGCGCTCGAGGTAGTGCGCCAGGCCCCGCCAGAAGGCCGCGTCGCCGAGGTGCTCGCGGATCACGTGCAGGACCAGGCCGCCCTTCTGGTAGAGGTGACGGTCGAACACGTCGATGGGCGTGGCCCAGACCTTCTCCACCACGGGCCGGCCGTAGCGGCCGCGGTGCTCGGCCAGGTAGAGCTCGAGGTCCTGCTCGAGGTTGTAGAGGTACGCGTCGCGGCCCTCGTCGTGCTCCTTCCACACGTGCTCGAGGTAGGTCGCGAAGCCCTCGTTGAGCCACGCGTGGCTCCAGTCGCGGCAGGTCACGAGATCGCCGAACCACTGGTGGGCCAGCTCGTGCGCGACCAGCGCGTCCATGTCGACGTCGAGCGCCGCGCGCTCGTCGAGGAGCGCCCGCTCGAAGAGGGTCGTGGCCGACGTATTCTCCATGCCGCCGAAGATGAAGTCGGCGACGACGATCTGGGCGTACTTGGCCCAGGGATACGGCGTGCTCAGCTTCTCGGAGAAGAGCCGGATCATCTCGGGCGTGTTGCCGAGCGAGCGCTGGACGTGCGCCGACTGCCCCTTGGGCACGTAGTAGTCGACCGGCACCCCGCCCGCCTCTTCGTGCGACGCGTCCAGCTCGCCCGCCGCGAGGGTGACCAGGTAGGCCGGGTGGGGCTCCTCCTGCTTCCAGTGGAAGCGCTCGCCCCCGTCCGTCTCCTCGCGCGAGACGAGCACGCCGTTCGACAGCGCGAACCAGCCCTTCGGCACGACGACCGACATCTCGGTCGACATGCGCTGGCCCGGGTGGTCCTGGCACGGGAACCAGTTCCGCCCGTCCTGGTCCTGACACTGGCTCCAGATCTGCTGCGGCCGGTCGGGGCGCGCGGCGTCGGGCGCGGTGAAGTAGAGGCCGCGGCGCGGCGTCGCGCGGTAGCGGACCCGGACCCGGCCCTCGCCGCCGTCGGGCACGTCGCTCAGGTCCACGCGCAGGACCTCGCCGTCGTACTGGTGGGCCGCGCCGCGCGCCGCGTCTCCGTCGAGGCGCTCGACCGCGATGAGATCGAACGCGATCGCGTCCAGGTGCGCCCAGCGCGCCTCCGGATCCACGCGCCGCAAGGTCAGCTCCGCCGTCGCCTCGATCGAGCGGGCCTCGAGATCCGGCAGCACCTCGAGCGACAGCGCGTCGAGCGAGAAGGCTCTGGGCCTTCCCCACTGGGCGCGGTCGCCGGGCAACCGGAACGGTCGCCCCGACGTCGGGGTGTCGAAGGTACGGTGGGCGTGCGCGCAGAGGTGTCGGTGATGCATCGGGTTCGGACCGCATAGCGCAACGCGGTCGACGGCCGCAACAGCGTCTCGTTTTGAGCCAGGGGATCAAGTCGCACGGCGAAACATCCGTTGTGCGCGGACATGAGGCAGACGATCTCGCTGGCGCTCCTCGCCCTCCTCACCCTCCCGACGGTCGCGAACGCCTACGTCGTCAAGCGCACGAGCGGCGGCAAGCAGGTGCGCTGGGCCACGGACCGCGTCGGCCTCCACCTCCATCACTCGGTGACCCGGGACCTCCCCGCGTCGCGCGCCCGGGAGGCGGCCTCGATCGCGGCTCAGGCGTGGTCTCACGCGGGCGGGCCGACCCTCGAGGTGGTGCCGGGCATGGGCGACGGGCCGTACCGCGCGGGCGCGCCGGGCACGGAGATCCGGCTGCTCTCGGAGTGGCCCCACGCGCCGCGCCTCCTCGCGGTCACGGTGACGAGCTACGACGACGTGACCGGCCGCATCCTCGACGCCGACATCCTGCTCAACGGGGCCGAGCACGAGCTCGCCTTCCTCGACCAGGACGAAGAAGACGAGGACGGCGCGCGCTACGATCTCGGCGCGGTGCTCAGCCACGAGGCGGGCCACGTGCTCGGCCTGGGCGAGACCGACGCCGACCCGCTGGCCACGATGTGGCCTCGCATCGGACGCGGTGACACGCACCAGCGCTCCATCAGCGCCGACGACGAGGCCGGGATCGGCGAGGCCTACCGGGACGCGGTGCTCGCGCCCGCCGCGGGCTGCGCCGGCAACCGCGTCTCGAGCCGGAGCGGCCGCGGCGTGCTGCCCTGGGTCATCGCCGCCCTCGCGGCCGGGCTGCTCGGCTGGCTGAGCTGGCGGCGGCGCAACGAAGCCGGCGCGCGCCTCCGCGGCCAGGCGCGGCGCAACCCCGCCTCCGCGGCCGGCCTCATGTTCGGCGGCGCGGTGTTCCTGCTCGCCTTCCCGGGCGCGGGCGGGGACGAGCCCGACACGCCCGTGGCGGTGCGGGCGGCGCGGGCCTACGCGGCGCTCGGTCGCCCGGTGGTGGAGCGCGAGGCGCTGCTCGAGGCGGCGGCGGCGGACCCGGAGGCCGAGGTGCGGCGGGCCGCGGTCCGCGCGATCGCCAACGCGCCGCTCCACGACGACCTGGGCGTGGTGGCGCGCCTGGCCGAAGACGACGACGCCTCCGTGGCGGCCGAGGCGCTCGCGGCGCTCGACGTCGTGCACCGGGCGCCGCCTGGCGCGCACGTCGTCTGGGAGGACGCCGACGCCCTGAGGCGCGCCCCCTTCGCGGGCGTCACGCGCGAAGGCGCGGCGACGGTGGGCGCGACCGAGCGGGCCGAAGACGGATCGCTCTTCACCCGCGTCGAGGTCGACGGCGTGGAGCTGCGCGTGGCCGGCGGCTGCCTCGACGGGGTCTGCCAGCAGGTCGGCGAAGGCGTGGCGCCGCGAGAGGGAGAGCGCCTGCTCGTGAGCCCGAGCACCGGCGCGTGGGCCCGGTTCGACGGCGGGCTGGCCTGGGGCGGTTGGCTCGGCGAGGGCCCGGCGGTCCGGCTCCCGTAGCCTCCGAGGCGGCTCGAACCAGCGACTGCCGCTTGCTGAACGGCGCGCACCTGTACTAGTGCCGCTGCGATGGTACGTCGCAGCGTCGCGCATTGGCTGTTGTTGGGGGGGCTCGTGCTCGCCTCGCTCCCCGCCCGCCCCCTCGTCGGCCACGCACAAGAGGAAGAGGGGCCGAGCGTCTCGGCGCCCGAGGAGGCCCCGCCCGCCGAGGCGGAGACGGGCGCGCTCGACGCCATCGACGCGGCCTTCGGGACCTACGTCGTCGGCCCGCTCGCGGCCGTCCTGTTCTTCGACCTCGTCTTCTGGGACGACCCCGAGACGGGCCTCGGCCTGCCGTTCATCGTCCTGTGGCTGATCCTCGGGGCGACCTTCTTCACCCTGCGCATGGGCTTCATCAACCTGCGCGGCTTCGGCCACGCGGTGATGATCACTACCGGCAAGTACGACGATCCGGACGCGGAGGGCGAGGTCTCGCACTTCCAGGCGCTCGCCTCGGCCCTCAGCGCCACCGTCGGCCTGGGCAACATCGCCGGCGTGGCCATCGCGGTGAGCATCGGCGGGCCCGGCGCGATCTTCTGGATGGTCGTGGCCGGCTTCCTCGGCATGAGCTCCAAGTTCACCGAGTGCACGCTCGGGCAGATGTACCGCCAGGTGGACGACCACGGGCGCGTGCTCGGCGGCCCGATGCGCTACCTCGCGGTCGGCGTGGAGAAGCTCGGCTACCCGATGCTCGGCAAGGTGCTCGCGGTGATGTTCGCCGTCATGTGCATCGGCGGCTCCTTCGGCGGCGGCAACATGTTCCAGGCGAACCAGGCCTATGCGCAGGTCGCGCGGGTCGTGCCCTTCTTCGCCGACAAGTCGTGGCTCTTCGGCATCGTCATCGCGTTCCTGGTCGGCCTCGTCATCATCGGCGGCATCAAGCGCATCGGCCAGGTCGCGGGCGCCATCGTGCCCGTGATGTGTCTGGTCTACGTGCTCGCCGGCCTCGCGATCCTGGTCGTGAACGCCGACGCCGTCCCGGCCGCGTTCGGAAAGATCTTCGACGGAGCGCTGAGCATGGAGGCCGGGTTCGGCGGCCTGCTCGGGGTGCTGGTGGTGGGTTTCCAGCGCGCGGCGTTCTCCAACGAGGCGGGCATCGGCTCGGCGTCGATCGCGCACTCGGCGGCGGCGACCAAAGAGCCCATCCGGGAGGGCCTCGTCGCCCTCCTCGAGCCCTTCATCGACACCATCATCATCTGCACCATGACCGGCCTCGTGGTGGTGGTGACGGGCGAGTACCTCAACACGCCGGAGGGCGCCGACAGCAACGTGCGCGGGGTGCTGATGACGTCGGCCGCCTTCGGCAGCGTCTTCAACTGGTTCCCGCACGTGCTCGCGACCGCGGTGCTGCTCTTCGCCTTCTCGACGATGATCAGCTGGAGCTACTACGGCGAGCGCTGCTGGGTGTTCCTCTTCGGCGCGGGCTCCTCGGTCATCTACCGCGTGATCTTCGTTTGCTTCGTGGTGCTCGGCTCCATCCTCAAGCTCGGGAGCGTCCTCGACTTCTCGGACCTGATGATCCTGGGCATGGCGTTCCCGAACATCTTCGGGCTCCTCCTGCTCAACAAGCAGGTGCGCGACCGGCTCGACGACTACTGGCGGCGCTGGTCCTCGGGAGAGATGACCGGATCGCCGAAACAAACGGAAGAATCCGCCCGGGACTGACCGCGCTCCCTTGACGCGATGCGTCGCGAATCGCCATCATCGAGGCTCGCTCCGTCTCGATTCACATGGATGCCCCCGAGGAGAGCTCGCCCGCGCGCGTGCATTGCCGCCACTGCGGTGACCTGCATCCGACGACCTTCTCGCACTGCCCCAAGAGCGGGCGCTCGCTGACCTCGGGCCGGGCCCTCGTGGGCCGGGTGATCGCCAACCGCTACCGCGTGCTCGCGCTGCTCGGCGAGGGCGGGATGGGCGCGGTCTACGTGGCCGAGCACCTGCTGATCGGCCGAAAGGTCGCGCTCAAGCGCCTCCACCCCGAGCTGACGGGAGACGAGAAGGCGGTCGCGCGCTTCCAGCGTGAGGCGCGCGCGGCAGCCGCGACGGGGCACGAGCACATCGTGGAGGTGCTCGACCTCGGCTTCGGCGAGGACGGCGCGCCCTTCCTCGTGATGGAGTACCTGCGCGGCAAGCCGCTCAGCCGGCTGCTCGACGAGCACGGGCAGCTCGAGCCGCGGCGGGCGTGCCGCATCGTCGGGCAGGTGCTCGCGGCGCTGCACGCGGTCCACCGCCGCGGCATTGTGCACCGCGACCTGAAACCCGACAATATCTTTCTCACCCGTAGACGCGGCGACGTCGACTTCGTGAAGGTCGTCGACTTCGGCATCTCCAAGATGCGGACCGAGGAGGGGGAGCAGGGCATGGACCTGACGCGGACCGGCGTCATGCTCGGCACGCCCTTCTACATGAGCCCGGAGCAGGCGCGCGGGGTGAAGAACCTCGATCACCGCGTCGATCTGTTCGGCGCGGGGGTGATCCTCTACGAGTCCCTCGCGGGCCAGCTGCCCTTCGACGGCGAGAACTATCACCAGCTGCTGCAGGCCATCCTGAGCGGCAAGCACGCGCCGGTGCTGGAGCTGCGCCCGGACCTGCCCGCGCTGCTCGCGGAGATCGTCGAGAAGGCCATCGCGTCGAGCCCCGACGACCGCTTCCAGAGCGCGCGAGAGATGTTGCTCGCCCTGGTGCCGCACGGCGCCATCGACGCCGGCCCGCTCCCCGAGAGCGAGCCGCCGCCGTCCATGTCGTTTCCGAGCTTCACGCAATCGACCGCGGCGATGCAGGCACCCACGGAGGTGTTCCGAACCGCGGTGCTCTCCGGGACCCCGGGCACGCCTCCCCTCGGGGCGACGGCGGGCATGGCGGACACGGCTCCGTCCACGACCCTGCAGCCCTCCGCTCCGCTCTCCAATACGGCGCCCTCCAATACAGCGCCCTCCGCCCCGATGGCCGAGCCATCCGCCACGCCGACATCGAGCGCGCGGCCCACCCCGCACGTGTCGCCGTCGCCGGCGGGCCAGCGAGCGCGAGGCCTCGCCCTCTCTCCGCGCCCGATCGTGGGGCCGGCGCGCCGGTTCGTCGCGCAGTCGGTCGACTGGGAGCTCGCCCCCGGCGAGGCGCCGATCACGAGCCTCCGCGAGCGACCGCAGGCGCCCTACGTCCCGGCGCCGCCGAGCTCGGACGCGCCCCAGTTCTCCTCGCGCCCCGAGCCCCGGGTCACACCCGCGGGCCACACCCGGGTCAAGGGCTCGCTGGTGCTCGCGGCGTCCGAGCACCTGCGTGAGGCCGACGCCCCGGGCTTCGAGCGCGCGCGCGCGCGGCTCGACGACGACGTCGCGGCCCGCATCGCGGGCGTGATGCTGCCGATGGCGTGGATCGAGCTCGGCGACTACGCGGAGCTGCTCCGTTCGGCGGAGCGCGAGCTGGGCGTCGGCGACGGCAGCCTCTCGATCCAGATCGGGCGCGCGACGGCGGAGCGCGAGCTGACGACGACGCACCGCCTCTTCATGCAGACCGCCACGCCGACCATGGCCGTCGAGCGCATCCCGCAGCTGTTCCGGACCTACCACTCCGCGGGCCGCGCCGAGATCGAGCGGGCGAGCGCGGGCGGCTTCCGCGTCGTCATGCACGACGTGGTGCCCGACACGCTGACCCACGCGATGGCGCTGAGCGGCTTCTGGCAGCGCCTGCTCGAGCTCGCGGGCGGCCGCGACGTGAAGGCCTCGGTCGTCTCGTGCCGCGAGCGCGGCGACGACGCGACCGTCACGATCTTGCGCTGGCGCTGAGCGCCGCCCGCTCGGTCACTCGTCCTTCGCGAGGCGCTCGTCGAGCAGCACGCCGAGCTCGTGGCTCCGCTTCGCGGCGCTCTCCACCGCGTTGATGAGGGTCGTCCGCAGCCCCCCGGCCTCGAGGGTGTGCAGGCCGGCGATGGCGGTGCCGCCCGGGCTCGTCACCATGTCCTTCAGCCGCCCCGGGTGCTCCCCGGTCTCGAGCAGGAGCTTGGCCGAGCCGAGCACGGTCTGGGCCGCGAGCAGCTGCGCGCTGTCGCGGTGCAGGCCCACCTTCACGCCCGCGTCGGCGAGCGCCTCGATGATGAGGAAGATGTACGCGGGGCCGCTGCCGCTCAGGCCGGTCACCGCGTCGAGGAGGTACTCGTCGAGCACGACGGTGACGCCGACCGAGTCGAACACGCGCTTGACCAGCGCGACGTCCTCTTCGGCCGCGTGGGTGCCCGCCGCGATCGCGGTCGCCCCCGCGTCGACCAGCGCGGGCGTGTTGGGCATGGTGCGCACCACCCGCGTCCCGGCGGGCATGCGCGCCTCGATCGCCGCGATGGACACGCCGGCCGCGATGGAGACCACCAGCGCGTCCTCGCGCACCGCCGCGCCCACCGCGGGCAGCACCCGGTCGAAGACCTGCGGCTTGGTCGCGAGCACCACCACGTCGGCCCACGCGGTCGCCTCGCCGAGGTCCCGGCTCGTGGGGATGCCGTGCCGGCTCGCCAGCTCCTCGAGCCGCGGCGCGCGCACGTCCATGGCCATCACCTCGGAGGGCGCGCACGCCCCCGCGCGGAGCAGGCCGTCGATGAGGGCGCCGGCCATGTTGCCGGCGCCGAGGAAGGCGATCTTGCGCCCGATCGTCATCAGAAGCTCTCCGTTCAGCCCGGCGGGCGGGTGCACGAGAAGGAGCCGGAGCCCGGGCTCGACTCCATGCAGCTCAACCCGGCGCAACACTCGAGGCCGGTCTCGCACGAGGACCCCTCGACGACACACTGGCAGGTCTCGTCGTCGCCGCAGGTGGAGTTCCCGCAGCAGTCCATGTCGTTGCGGCAGCGGTTCCCGACCCCCGCGCAGCAGCGGCGGTCGCGGTCGACGACGGGCTGATCGCAGCGGAGGCCGCCGCAGCACATCGGCGCCGAGACGCCGTCGCTGCTGCACGTCTGGGTCTCGCGCGCGCAGCCGTCGCCGTTGGCGCACGCGCCGGCCACGCAGATGTTGTCGGACGTCTCACCGTCGCAACACTCGATGTCGCGATCGCAGAGGCCGCCCATGACGACGCACTCGCACTCGCCGTCCTCGCAGGCCATGCGACCGCAGCAGTCCTCGTCGTCGTCGCAGGAGGTGCTCCCGCCCGAGCAGCACTGGCGCACGGGCGGCGCGGTGGGCTCCGAGCGGGTCTCGCTGCAGGCCAGGCCCGCGCAGCAGGTCGACGAGCCGCTGCACGCGGCGCCGCTGTCGAGACAGGCGGGGCCCTCGGGGCGGCACATGAAGGTCTGGCAGGTGAAGCCGTCACAGCACTCGCTGCTGTCGAGGCAGAAGCTGCCCTCGCGGCTGCAGCTGCAGGTCCCGTCTCCGCCGCAGCTCATCAGCCCGCAGCAGTCGAGGGAGTTCTCGCAGTCGCCGCCCTCGCCCATGCAGCAGCGCGGCACGAGCGGCGCGGGGCGACAGACGGAGCCAGCGCAGCACTCCTGGCCGGGGAGCAGGCCGCCGAGCAAGCAGGTCAGGCTCGGCCCGCGGCAGGTGGTGCAGGAGCCGAACTGGCAGTGCAGCTCGCCCGCGCACTCGCCCTCGGAGCCGCCGAGATCGCAGCAGCCCATCCCGTCGCGGCCACAGTCGGCCGGGGTCATCGCGCACAGACCGCTCGGGTCCATCCGGCGATCGCAGACGAGGTCGGGATCGCACGTGCCGCGCGAGCCGCAGGGCGCGCCCTCGAAGCCCGTGTCCTCGGGGTTGAGGCAGGTGCCGCCGACGCAGACCCTGTCACCCGCGCACTCCGTCGCGGGGCCGCCGCCGGGCGGCGCGCAGCAGGGGCGATCGATCTCGCCGCAGGCCGTCGCGGGGTCCGCGTTGACGCAGGTGGCGGTCGTGACGTCGCAGGCGAGGGAGCCGAGGCACGAGGTGGTTCCATCGCAGCAGGGCTGCCCGTCGTCGCCGCAGGCGCCGCAGGTGCCCTCGTTGCAGACGAGGCCGGAGCGGCACGTGAAGCCGGGGCAGCAGGTGGAGCCCGCGCCGCCGCAGCCGCTGACGTCCGGCGGCAGATCCTCGTCGGGGTTCACGCACGCGCCATCGCTGCACGCGAGCCCGCTGCAGCAGTCAGCCGAGCCCGTGCACGCGGCGCCGCGCGGCGCGCAGCAGCTCCGTCCCTGGCACGCCAGCCCCCGGCAGCAGTCGCTCGCGGCGTCGCACGCCGCCCCGCCCCCGGCCTGGATGCAGCAGAGGTCGCCCGCTCCGCACGAGAGGCCGAGCTCGCACACGCGCCCGACGCAGCACGATCCGCCGGCGCGCCCGCAGCGACCGGTCGGCCCGACGCTTCCGTCGCGGCCTGTCACCCGTCCGTCCATCCCGTCCACGGAGCCGTCCGGGTTGGCGGGGTTGCTGGCGCAACCGATCAAGAGGACCAGCAGAGGCAGGACGCGACAGGAGGAGCGAAGCAAGGACGACATGGAGGCGATCCTAGCAGGGTGGGCGGAGATGCGCGCGATGGATCGCCGAGCGCGACGGCGTGTCCGGCGCGCCGGGCCGACGACGAAATGCGGGAGCATTTCGGAGCAGCGACTGGGACTACTTGGTCACATGTCGGCGGATGATCGCGACGGACAGTGGTTTCGGGCGCGCCGCGACGATGAAGGAGGGGCTTTCAGCCCCTTCGAAGAGGAGCGACGCGCCCGGAGCCGCTGAACGAGCGAGGGCCGTCGTAACTGTGACCAAGTAGTCCTAGCCCGCCCGTCGAGCGAAAAAGATCTCCGCTTCCGTCAGTCCGCGGCCGTCGGTCCCGTCTCGGGGCACGTGGCCGGGCGGCAGAATCACCGCCATTCGCGTTCGAGCGTTGCCCGGGCCCGAACATTCTGATACTGAACGGATCGACAGGTTTTGGCGAGCTGGCGTTGAACCCAGGCCCGCCTGACGATAGGAGACGCACACCATGGCGAGCCAGAGCAACCGCGAGCGAGACCCCAACAAGGACAAGGCCCTCAGCCTGGCCCTCGGCTCCATCGAGAAGACGTACGGCAAGGGCGCGATCATGCGCCTGGGCGATCAGGAGCACGCGGCCGCCGTCCCCGTGATCTCCACCGGCTCCCTCTCGCTCGACC encodes:
- the proC gene encoding pyrroline-5-carboxylate reductase — encoded protein: MTIGRKIAFLGAGNMAGALIDGLLRAGACAPSEVMAMDVRAPRLEELASRHGIPTSRDLGEATAWADVVVLATKPQVFDRVLPAVGAAVREDALVVSIAAGVSIAAIEARMPAGTRVVRTMPNTPALVDAGATAIAAGTHAAEEDVALVKRVFDSVGVTVVLDEYLLDAVTGLSGSGPAYIFLIIEALADAGVKVGLHRDSAQLLAAQTVLGSAKLLLETGEHPGRLKDMVTSPGGTAIAGLHTLEAGGLRTTLINAVESAAKRSHELGVLLDERLAKDE
- a CDS encoding alanine/glycine:cation symporter family protein → MVRRSVAHWLLLGGLVLASLPARPLVGHAQEEEGPSVSAPEEAPPAEAETGALDAIDAAFGTYVVGPLAAVLFFDLVFWDDPETGLGLPFIVLWLILGATFFTLRMGFINLRGFGHAVMITTGKYDDPDAEGEVSHFQALASALSATVGLGNIAGVAIAVSIGGPGAIFWMVVAGFLGMSSKFTECTLGQMYRQVDDHGRVLGGPMRYLAVGVEKLGYPMLGKVLAVMFAVMCIGGSFGGGNMFQANQAYAQVARVVPFFADKSWLFGIVIAFLVGLVIIGGIKRIGQVAGAIVPVMCLVYVLAGLAILVVNADAVPAAFGKIFDGALSMEAGFGGLLGVLVVGFQRAAFSNEAGIGSASIAHSAAATKEPIREGLVALLEPFIDTIIICTMTGLVVVVTGEYLNTPEGADSNVRGVLMTSAAFGSVFNWFPHVLATAVLLFAFSTMISWSYYGERCWVFLFGAGSSVIYRVIFVCFVVLGSILKLGSVLDFSDLMILGMAFPNIFGLLLLNKQVRDRLDDYWRRWSSGEMTGSPKQTEESARD
- a CDS encoding protein kinase, producing MDAPEESSPARVHCRHCGDLHPTTFSHCPKSGRSLTSGRALVGRVIANRYRVLALLGEGGMGAVYVAEHLLIGRKVALKRLHPELTGDEKAVARFQREARAAAATGHEHIVEVLDLGFGEDGAPFLVMEYLRGKPLSRLLDEHGQLEPRRACRIVGQVLAALHAVHRRGIVHRDLKPDNIFLTRRRGDVDFVKVVDFGISKMRTEEGEQGMDLTRTGVMLGTPFYMSPEQARGVKNLDHRVDLFGAGVILYESLAGQLPFDGENYHQLLQAILSGKHAPVLELRPDLPALLAEIVEKAIASSPDDRFQSAREMLLALVPHGAIDAGPLPESEPPPSMSFPSFTQSTAAMQAPTEVFRTAVLSGTPGTPPLGATAGMADTAPSTTLQPSAPLSNTAPSNTAPSAPMAEPSATPTSSARPTPHVSPSPAGQRARGLALSPRPIVGPARRFVAQSVDWELAPGEAPITSLRERPQAPYVPAPPSSDAPQFSSRPEPRVTPAGHTRVKGSLVLAASEHLREADAPGFERARARLDDDVAARIAGVMLPMAWIELGDYAELLRSAERELGVGDGSLSIQIGRATAERELTTTHRLFMQTATPTMAVERIPQLFRTYHSAGRAEIERASAGGFRVVMHDVVPDTLTHAMALSGFWQRLLELAGGRDVKASVVSCRERGDDATVTILRWR
- a CDS encoding M1 family aminopeptidase — its product is MHHRHLCAHAHRTFDTPTSGRPFRLPGDRAQWGRPRAFSLDALSLEVLPDLEARSIEATAELTLRRVDPEARWAHLDAIAFDLIAVERLDGDAARGAAHQYDGEVLRVDLSDVPDGGEGRVRVRYRATPRRGLYFTAPDAARPDRPQQIWSQCQDQDGRNWFPCQDHPGQRMSTEMSVVVPKGWFALSNGVLVSREETDGGERFHWKQEEPHPAYLVTLAAGELDASHEEAGGVPVDYYVPKGQSAHVQRSLGNTPEMIRLFSEKLSTPYPWAKYAQIVVADFIFGGMENTSATTLFERALLDERAALDVDMDALVAHELAHQWFGDLVTCRDWSHAWLNEGFATYLEHVWKEHDEGRDAYLYNLEQDLELYLAEHRGRYGRPVVEKVWATPIDVFDRHLYQKGGLVLHVIREHLGDAAFWRGLAHYLERHRGGSVETRDLLRALENATGRSLEELFHQWIERPGHPGLEVAVEHGEGVVRVTVTQTQADKDDEGAFHLRLPIEIVTEVGAEAHALELTRRVETFAIPASEPPRMVIVDPRMTAPGTLELKAPTDMLLTQLKEAESARPRWCAVRALAKRNEPRARAALAEALTGDAFWGVRAEAAKALGDHRTVDAFEALQKGEADADPKVRRAVASAYGAVRQAGAADRLLAWIDRGDESYLVESALRRALGETRDPRAFDRLTRSLKEDTASWGQVVQSGAADGLVKLKDPRVVEPLLATLAEVTTRATVRRSILAALASVPGFIGDRPTLRVVREAAEQELSSFDPNVRIAVARLMVALRDPAGFAVLDRLVDRDLDGRARRAGREAKRDLAAALETPPEVAQLSDVVEKLRQEVVELRARVETSLAAGPAAEPGAGTAGSDG
- a CDS encoding matrixin family metalloprotease; the encoded protein is MRQTISLALLALLTLPTVANAYVVKRTSGGKQVRWATDRVGLHLHHSVTRDLPASRAREAASIAAQAWSHAGGPTLEVVPGMGDGPYRAGAPGTEIRLLSEWPHAPRLLAVTVTSYDDVTGRILDADILLNGAEHELAFLDQDEEDEDGARYDLGAVLSHEAGHVLGLGETDADPLATMWPRIGRGDTHQRSISADDEAGIGEAYRDAVLAPAAGCAGNRVSSRSGRGVLPWVIAALAAGLLGWLSWRRRNEAGARLRGQARRNPASAAGLMFGGAVFLLAFPGAGGDEPDTPVAVRAARAYAALGRPVVEREALLEAAAADPEAEVRRAAVRAIANAPLHDDLGVVARLAEDDDASVAAEALAALDVVHRAPPGAHVVWEDADALRRAPFAGVTREGAATVGATERAEDGSLFTRVEVDGVELRVAGGCLDGVCQQVGEGVAPREGERLLVSPSTGAWARFDGGLAWGGWLGEGPAVRLP